The Sphingobacteriales bacterium nucleotide sequence AACCTTTTTGGTTGAAATATTGCATACAATTGCCACCAACCAAACCAGAAGCGCCTACAATAAAAGTTTTCATAGTGCGTAAAAATATAAAAAATTAGGTTTATGTTTTTAGTCTTTTGTATTTATTTCTCCAATGATGACTAGTTTTGGTTGTTTTATCAATTTATTTCAATAATTATTTTAGATAATTTAACTAAGAATTCATATTATACCAAACTGATATTGAATTTTAATGTGTTTTTATCATTTTTATCACGTATCTTTGCGTTTTTATGATTTTTAGGAGATATTATATAATATTGATTGCGCTACTTGTTTTAGCTTCTTGTAATAAAAAATACAAAGAGGCACTACAAAGCAATAGTGTAGAAGCACAAACACAAAAAGCCAACGAGTATTTTGAAAAAAAGAAATATGATAAGGCAATTCCAATTTATGAAACATTGCTAACTGTATTGAAAGGACAAAAAAGTGTAGAAGAAATTTATTATAAATACGCTAAATCACAATATCTGAATGGAAGTTATGAATTAGCGGCTTTTTACCTAAAAAGTTTTTATACAACCTACTACAATAGTTCATATGCAGAAGAAACAGCTTTTTTAGAAGCAATGAGTTATTTTAAGCAATCGCCTAGATATAATTTAGAGCAAGTAAATACACAAAAAGCAATTGCTATTTTCCAACAGTTTATAGATAAATATCCCAAAAGTCAGTATGTACAAGAAGCAAATGATAGAATGGATGAACTAAGAGGAAAACTCAGAAAAAAAGCGTACGAAGCAGCTTATTTGTATTATAAAATTCAACATTACAACGCAGCAGTTGTTGCGTTCAAAAACTTTTTGTACGAATATCCAGAATATGAAGATGTAGAAAAAATTGACTATCTTATTGTAAAATCATTGAACAGATATGCAGAAGAAAGTTATAAACATAAAAAAATTGAAAGATACACAGAGGAAATAAAAGCCTATGAGGCATTTGCTGCAAAATATTCAAATAGTAAATATTTGCAAGAATTACAAAAAGAGTATAATTTAGCAAAACAATATATTGAGAAAATAAATAAAGAAGTAAAAGGATATGAAAAAAATTGAAGAAGTAAAATCACAGTCTGCGTATATTGAGACTAGAGACTTAGATATAATTACTGAAAAAACAGGTAATTTATATAAATCTATCAATGCAATTTCTAAACGTTCTGAGCAGTTAAATTCAAAATTGAAAGAAGAATTACATAGAAAATTAGAAGAATTTGCTTCAGTATCTGATAATTTAGAAGAAGTATTTGAAAATAGAGAGCAGATTGAAATATCAAGATATTATGAAAAGCTTCCAAAAACTTCTACTATGGCATTAGCTGAGTTTTTGAATGATGAAACTCATATTGAAGATATAAAATAATCCGTCAATGAATTTAAACGGCAAAAAAATAATAGTTGCCGTATGTGGTAGTATTGCTGCATATAAGTCTGCATATATTGTACGTTTGCTTGTAAAGCAAGGAGCAACAGTAAAATGTATAACTACAAATGCAGCCACACAATTTATATCACCACTCACTTTAGCCACACTTTCAAAGCACGAGTGCTACACACAGTACACCAATGCAAACAATACCGATTGGGTAAATCATGTAGATTTAGCACTTTGGGCAGATATAATAATAGTTGCACCAGCATCAATGAATACAATTGCAAAAATGGCAAATGGTATTTGTGATAATTTATTGTTAGGTGTCTATTTCTCAGCTAGATGCAAAGTAATGGTAGCTCCAGCAATGGACGAAGATATGTGGCACCACCCATCAAATCAAAAAAATATTCAAACCTTAAAATTATTTGGAAACCAAATTATTGAAGTAAATGATGGTGAGTTGGCAAGTGGATTGATAGGAAAAGGAAGAATGGCAGAACCTGAAGAAATTATTCAATCCATAATAGAATATTTTACTATTAAAACATCTAAGTTAGCAAATAAAAAAATATTAATAACAGCAGGACCAACTTACGAACCATTAGATCCAGTAAGATTTATTGGAAATCATTCGAGTGGTAAAATGGGTGTGGCAATTGCAGAGCAAGCAGCAAGATGTGGTGCAGATGTTACGCTAATTATTGGTCATAACACATTATCAATTTCCAAGCAAGTAAAAATAATTATTGTGCTTTCTGCAAGTGAAATGTATAATGCATGTCTACAATATTTTGCTCAACAAGATATCTGTGTTTTTTGCAGCAGCAGTTGCAGACTATACACCAATGCAAGTAGCAGATGAAAAAATTAAGAAATCAGAAGATATTTTAACACTTACATTGAAAAAAAATGTAGATATTGCATATGAATTTGGAAAAATAAAACAAGAGAATCAGCTTTCAATTGGATTTGCATTAGAAACAGAAAATGAACTAGAGCACGCAAAACAAAAGATAAAGAAGAAAAACTTTGATTTAATTGTTCTAAATTCTACCAAAGATAAAGGCGCAGGTTTTAAGCACGATACAAATAAGATTACGATAATTAATAAAGAATTAGAAAGTAAAAAATTTGATTTAAAAACTAAAACTGAAACTGCAATTGATATTCTAAATGAGATAGAAAAATTAATATGATAAAGAAGATTATTATATGTTTTATATTACTGAATTCAATACTTGGTTTCTCTCAAGAACTCAATTGTAATGTATCCGTTATTGCACCAAAGAATCAAAATATTTCTCCAACTATTTTTAAAAATATGGAGAATGCCATCAGAGAATTTATGAATGGCAGAAAATGGAGCAATTCTACTTACAAAGAATTTGAACGTATAAGATGCAATATTACAATCAATATTACTGAAATTCCATCAGAAGGTGTTTATAGAGCAACTGCCATTGTGCAATCTCAAAGACCAGTGTACAATAGCAATGTACCAATCTATGATGCTTACATACCAAGATCAAGATTTTGATTTTGTTTATGAAGATTTGCAAATTTTAGATTATAATGACAATAACTATAGCACTCAGCTAACATCATTATTGGCATTCTATGCAAATTTATTTTTAGCATACGATGCTGAGTCATTTGCTGAAGATGGTGGCGAAACCTTTTTTCAAAAAGCATTAAATATAAGTAATAATGTTCCTGTTAATGAGCGAAGTAGATACAAAGGTTGGAGCAAGCTAGATGGTACAAGAAATAGATATGCATTGATTGATGGTTGGCTAAATCCAAGATATAAGGATTTTAGAAAAGCATTTTTAATGTTTCATTTTAATGGATTGGATAGAATGTACGATGATATTGCAAGTGCAAGAAGTGTAATTACAAACACACTTACTACATTTCAAAAATTAAATAAAGATAATCCACTGTTGATGTCATTGCGATTATTCTTTGAAACAAAAAGAGAAGAATTGAATAATATATATTCAAAAGCTGAAACTACAGAGAAAAATATGGTTGTTCCAATATTATCTGTATTAGATCCAACGCAAGCAGAAACATATAAAAAGTTACTAAAAAACTAAGCAGGATATTCTACAAAATTATTTTGTGTTTCGTATAATTTGATTTTTAAATCTAATTTATAATCTAGACAACTACGCAATAGATTGTAAGTAACTACGGCAATATTTTCAGCAGTTGGATTCAAATCGTAAAATTCGACTACATCTAGATTCAAGTTTTTATGGTCAAATTTCTCAATGATATTTTCTTGTATCATATCATTCAAAATTTTTAGGTCAATTACATAGCCAGTATCTTCTTCAATTTCTCCAATTACTTTTACTTCTAAAACATAGTTGTGACCATGAAAATTCTGATTGGCACATAACCCAAATACGGATTCGTTTTTTTCATCAGTCCATTGTTTATTCCAAAGTTTATGTGCAGCATTAAATGTAGCTCTTCTTATTACAGCAGTTTTCATGTTAGGTATTAATTCTTATTTTAATAATATTAATAGAAGATAATTTTTAGATATGTCTTTCGGCATGGTAGGATGAGCGCACCATTGCACCGCTTTCCACATAATTAAATCCTTTTTGTAAGCCAACTTGTTTGTAATGCTCAAACATTTCAGGTGTTATGTATGCTTCTACTTTTGCATGCATTTTTGTCGGTTGTAAATATTGTCCAAGCGTCAATACATCACAGCCATGATTTACTAAATCATCCATTATTTGATATACTTGTTCAGGCGTTTCGCCTAAGCCAAGCATTACGCCACTTTTTGTACGCTTACCAAAATCTTTAGTTCTTTGTATTTGTTCTAAGCTACGTTCGTATTTTGCTTGTGATCTTATTTTTCTATATAATTCTTTTACGGTTTCCATGTTGTGCGATACAACTTCTTGCCCAGCACTAATCATTACTTCCAAAGCATTCCAATCTGCTTTTACATCAGGAATTAATGTTTCAATTGTTGTATTTGGAGAAATTAATTTTATTTGTTTTACTGTTTCGTGCCATATTTTGGCACCTTTATCAGGCAACTCATCTCTATTTACTGATGTAACTACAGCATGCTTTACTTGCATTAACTGAATGGCTTTTGCTACACGCAAAGGTTCTTCTTCATCTACAAAAAAAGGACGACCAGTTGCTACAGCACAAAATGCACATGAACGTGTACATACATTGCCTAATATCATAAATGTTGCAGTGCCTTCGCCCCAACATTCGCCCATATTCGGACAATTACCACTTTCGCAAATTGTATGCAATTTGTAAGTATCAACTAAGTTTCTTACTTTTTTATAGTTTTCTCCAATTGGTATTTTTACTTTCAACCAACTTGGTTTGGGTACTCTTTTATGTTCTACTGTGCTGTCCAAATGTTATTTTCTTTTTCCTATTTGAAATCCAACATATACACTAGGATATATTTTCTTATTATTTACAAGCATAACTTGTGTTTGCTTAAAATATATATCACATGCAAATCCTAAGTCTAAACCTTTTACTACGCCTTCATCTTTTGACCAATCAAAAGAAAATCCAGTTTTTAGATGAATGCCTGGTTGAAATTTAAGATTCCAACCTTTTCCAAATCCAGAGCCACCAACAATTGGTTGTAAATAACCACCAGAAAATGGAAGATAGTTGGTGAAATAAGCTTCGTTTTTTCCATTTTCATATGCCACATCAATTATATTTGAAAATGTGTATTCTCCATGCCCAACTTCTTCTAGTGATAATGTATCTACTACTTTTAGCATATATGGTTTTAACATAGCCAATGAAAAACCAACTGCATAATGAGCATATATTCTTACACCATTTTTCTTTGCACGTTCTGCTAATAATATTTTTTGTCCTACATTAAAGTGTGCTGCAAATAGATTGTTTTGTTTGCCATAAACAAACCTTTTAAACTGTGCATCTTCATTATTGTAAGGAGATTGTTGTTTTACTTGAGATAAATGTGCATAGTATCCAAATTCTAGTTGGTACAACATAGAAGCTCTAATCCTTTTGCCATGTGTATAGTCAAAATTGAATCCAAAGCCATCACTTCTTAGTTTTCCACCTACAGCCCAAGAACGTTTTGCTTTGTCAAATTTTTTTGATTTTTGAGCATCAACTTCACTGTCTTGTGCTTTTGCAAAAAAGAAGATGAAAAATGATAAGAATAGATAGAAATACTTCATTCGCTTGTATATAATAACAATTTTACAGAATAAAGTTTAAAAATAATAAATAATTTATAGAAATGACAGAATTTATATTTTATTCTGTTGTTATATCATTTACATAAATAAAATTATGACTTGCATCATAGATAGGCTTTCCATTTTTGATTACAATTAATTGCGGACTTTGATGCTCAATATTTGTAACATCAGCTATATGGTTAGATACGTCTCTATGTTGTAATAAATCTAAGTAATATATTGGAAATTGATGATTCCATTCTTTTTCTATTCTATTTTTTGCCATTGAGCTTATAGAACATCTTGTTGAGTGTTTGAAAACAGCAAACAAAGTTTCGTTCTGCATCAAGCTATCAAATTGTTGCTTGTCAGTTAAGATTTCCCAATTCATCTATATGTAATTATACGTTGTGTTTAGTTTCAATGTTTTAGATGCTTTTGGTGGAATGAACCTGGGCATCCTGATTTTTTGCTTTGACATGCTGATGCTAATAGTACTAATGCTACAACTGCTGAGAAAATTAACTTTCTATTGTTCATATTGATGTTTTTTATTATTTAACGTCAAAACTATAAAATATATTGTGTTTAAATGATTAAGAAATATTTATTGTATTATTTTTACAAATTACTTAACATAGTTCTAAAAATGTCTAAATATCATTTTATCGCAATAGGTGGTGCTGTGATGCACCAATTAGCATTACATCTAAAACAAGAAGGTCACGAAATATCTGGCTCAGATGATGCAATATTTGAACCAGCAAAATCTAATTTGGAAAAAGCGGGAATTTTGCCTGAAAATCTTGGTTGGAATGATACAGTAATTACTCCAGATATAGATGCAATTATTTTAGGTATGCATGCAAAACCAGATAATCCAGAATTACTAAAAGCTCAAGATTTAAATCTTAAAATTTATTCATTTCCTGAGTTTTTTTATGAACAATGTAAAGCTAAAGTTAGAATTGCAGTGGCTGGTAGTCATGGAAAAACATCAATAACATCAATGCTTATGCATCTATTTAAAAATCATGATGCTAAGTTTGACTATTTGGTAGGTGCAAAACTAGATGGTTTTCAATATATGGTAAATTCAGCATCAAACAATGAATATGCAATTATTGAAGCAGATGAATATCTAACGTCGCCATTAGATTTGCGTAGTAAGTTTTTGCATTATTATCCAAATATTGCAATTATTTCTGGCATTGCTTGGGATCATATAAATGTGTTTCCAGCTTATGATAGCTATTTAGAAACATTTAGGAAATTCATTCAAAGTATAAAAAAAGATGGCTATTTAATATACAATAATAATGATGATGAGTTGGTAAATCTTATAAAATCTATAGATACAACGCATGTTCAACTTATACCATATTGTTCCTTAGCATCTGAAGTAATTGATGAAAATGTGTACATTAAATACAACGATAAAAGCTACAAAATAAATGTTTTTGGCACACATAATTTATCTAATCTAAATGCTGCCTTTGAAGTTGGAAAAATTGTTGGGTTTTCTGAAGAAAGTATTCTAAAAAGTTTTGAAACATTTAGTGGTGCAGCAAAAAGATTAGAAAATGTTTTTGATGATAAAGAAAGAAGAATTTCAATATATAGAGATTTTGCACATGCACCATCAAAAGTAATAGCTACTGTAAATGCAGTTAGAGAAAAATATCAGAATAGAAAAATTATTGCATTTTTAGAATTGCATACATATAGTAGTCTACAAGAAAACTTTATTGAACAATATGCAAATTCATTAGCTAAAGCAGATGTTAAGTTTCTTTATATAGACGAAGAAGCATTGAAAATAAAAAACAAAGAAAAATTTGATGCACAGTGGCTCAAAAAACAATTTAATGATGAAACAATTATTGTTGTAGAAGACAAAAATGATATTCTTGAATTAATAAAAAACGAGTTGGAAAATAATAGTGTGTTGTTGCTAATGAGTTCTGGAAATTTAGGCGGATTGGATATTCAACAATTGATGGATTAAATTCTATATTTCTTGTTTTTGTTGATGTAATGGAACAAAGAAGGAGCAGTGCGTACAAAATATTTAGCAACAAAAAGTTTTAGTTTAGATGTGAAATTCAAATCACTACCATCACCTAAATTACTTTTCTCATAATTATATTGTTGCATAATTTCATTACAATTTATTTCAATTGTAGAAATCATACTCTTGTCCATCTCATCTTTCCATCTATCAATATTTTCTGTATTAAAATTTTTGTCTTTTTGAAATTTATCACCAAAAGAACTATTAAAAACGCCCATTTGCAACATATCAGCTTGGAATTCTATTCCTAAAAAATTACACATGTTTTGTATTGTAATTTCAGGTTGTACAACCATGTCCTCGTATTTTACAACTAAAACATTATCGCTACCAATTTTCTTTTTTATTTTATCTACCAAGTAATATGCTGTGTTATATCTTGCAATAAAAGTTAACAAATTAAAAGGTGCCAAGCCCAAAGCTTTAATATTCTTTTTTATTAATTCTGAATAAGCAGTTGCTCTTGGATCTCTTATTGTAATTATTATTTTCGCTGGATTAAAATGATTTAAGATTTCATTGTAGTAATAAATATGTGCAGGTGTTTTTTCGCCAAAATATTCAATTTCTGGAGATTGTTCTTGCCTGATTAAAAAGTTTAAGAAATCTGCTGTATTTTTTGGAAAAAACGCTTGTTTTCTGATTTCTGCAACCAAATCTTCTAATTTTATATATTCATTTTCTTGCTTCCAACCAAAATTTATTTCAGGAAATTTCTGTAATACATAATCAGCAAAATCTTCGTAGTTTTTTACATTTGTTGGGATTTGTAGTTTATTTCCAAACTTCCAAAATACCAAATAGGCATGCGATTCTTGTTTGTAAATATATACCTTAGGACTTTTTTCAATAATTCTAGTAGCTAATGTAGTGCCTGTTCTTCCAGCCCCAAAAATAAAAACATAACCTTTCATGTATAATTAATGCTAAACTTTTAGTAAAGATAATACTTAATATCTATGCATTTAATTATATTTGCATAGCTTTCTAATTATGTCAAATTTAACCACAGCAATCAGTTTTTCACCAGAAGTACTACAAAAAGTACAAGAAATTATCAAACGATATCCAGAAGGTAGAGAGAAATCTGCGTTATTGCCAATATTGCATATTGCGCAGGCAGAGTTTGATGGATGGCTAAGTGTAGAAACTATGGATTACGTAGCATCTATACTAAATATTCTTCCAATAGAAGTGTATGAAGTGGCATCATTTTATACAATGTTTAATTTAGAACCAGTTGCAAAATACCTTATAGAAATATGCCAAACAAGTTCATGCTGGATGTGTGGCGCAGAAGATATTGTAGTCTATCTCAAAAATAAATTACATGTGGAAGTAGGACAAATTACGACAGATAGCATGTTTCAAATAAAATTGGTTGAATGCTTAGGTTCTTGTGGCACAGCACCAATGTTTCAAATAGGAGACAAATACTATGAAAATCTTACATTTGAAAAAATTGATACCATTTTAGAAGAATTAAGAAAAGAAAACAAGCGAAGTAGATATTGTTAATCAAGTATTATGAGCATTAAATTACTTTTAGAACACGACCATATTGAAGGCATCAACACATTAGATGTATATAAAAAAAATGGTGGATATGCTACACTAGAAAATACATTAAAATGTCTTTCACCCAATGATGTGTTGTTAGAAGTACAAAAATCAGGTTTGAGAGGTAGAGGTGGAGCAGGCTTTCCAACAGGAATGAAATGGAGTTTTTTGGCTAAACCAGAAGGCGTTCCAAGGTATTTAGTTTGCAATGCAGACGAATCAGAGCCAGGTACATTCAAAGATAGATATTTGATGGAGCGTATTCCACATTTACTAATTGAAGGAATGATACTGTCAAGCTATGCATTAGGTGCAAATACAGCATACATCTATGTGCGTGGTGAGTATTTTTACATTATTAAAATATTAGAAAAAGCAATAAAAGAAGCATACGCAGCTGGCTTGCTTGGAAAAAATATCTTAGGCTTACAATATGATTTAGATTTATATGTTCAGCCAGGTGGTGGTGCATATATTTGTGGCGAAGAAACAGCATTGTTAGAATCATTAGAAGGCAAAAGAGGCAATCCAAGAATTAAGCCACCATTCCCTGCAGTTGCAGGTTTGTATGGCAGCCCTACAGTAGTAAACAATGTAGAAACATTAGCAGCAGTTGTGCCAATCATAAAAATGAGTGGAGAAAAATACGCACAAATTGGCGTAGGAAAATCAACAGGAACAAAATTAATTTCGGCATCAGGGCATTTGAATAAACCAGGTGTTTATGAAATAGAACTTGGGCTTCCTGTGGAGGAATTTATATACTCAGATGAATATTGTGGAGGAATAAGAAACGGAAAAAAATTAAAAGCAGTAATTGCTGGTGGTTCTTCAGTTCCAGTGCTACCAACAGAATTAATATTAAAAACAGCAAAAGGCGAACCAAGATTGATGTCTTATGAATCTTTGAATGATGGTGGATTTTTAACTGGCACCATGTTGGGTTCTGGTGGTTTTATAGCCATGGACGAAGACACATCGATTGTAAAAAATCTATTCACTTTTGCAAGATTCTATCATCACGAAAGTTGCGGACAATGTTCGCCATGTAGAGAAGGAACAGGATGGATGGAAAAAATTCTTAAGAAATTTATAAATGGCGAAGCCACAATGAATGATATAGATTTACTTTGGGATATACAAAGTAAGATTGATGGTAAAACAATTTGTCCACTTGGCGAAGCAGCAGCTTGGCCAGTAGCAAGTGCAATTCGTCATTTCCGACACGAGTTTGAAGAATATGTACGCAATGGAAATTCTATTCAAGATGTAAAACATTACTACAGATTGAATAATCTTTCAGTTCCAGTTTAGAATAATATTTATTATGAAATATATAGTTATAGTATGTATTGCTCTTGGGCTAATATTGTCTTTAATATTTGGTATTGAATATAATTGTGATGGTCAGGAGATTTTTCCAACATATTTTGGTAGTCCATTTGTCTTTAAGCAAGAATCATTAGGAAGCTCAATGGAATATTATTTCAGTATTTTAGGATTAATATTTAATGTTTTTATTTGGAGCATAGTTTTAGTTATTGTTGATTATTATATAAGAAAAGTGATAAATAAATTATATAATAAAACTCAATTAAAATTCTATTACATAAGTCTTGTTGGTGTATTAGTTGTTTATTCATCAATCATTATTATACTGAATATGACAACCGTTGGACACGGATTTAAGAAAGAATTAAATTATTGGTATTGGAATGTGGATGATGAAGCAGAAAAATGGAATGTAGAATGTGAGGGAAAGTTTATTTATTTTAATATTTTTTAGCATTAATCTAACGACATGGAAAAAGCAAAAAATGAATTACATGTATTAATACAAAGTTTATCTTCTACAGAAAAAGCGTATTTTAAAAAATTTGCCTATAAAAGAAAAAATGAAAAAGACAACGATTATTTCCTAGTCTTTGATATATTATCTAAACAAGATGAATATAACGAAGCTGATTTAAGGAAGAAACTTAAAAATCCATCAATTCTAAAACGACTTCCTCAAGTAAAACAATATTTGTTTGATTTAATTGTAAGTACGTTTACAGCTAGTCAAAATATTGGAACAATTGCTGCTACATTTGATGTGGAAATAAATCAAATCAGATTTCTAATTGATAGACAAATAAGTAATGCTGCCAATAAAAAACTTTCTAAACTTAGAGAAAATATTTTTAAATATGAAGCATTAGAATTTTATGCACAATATTTTCAATTGCAAAACAGCATTCTTACATACAATAAAGATGATGAACAGAATAGAGAAAATCTGAATGAAGAATACAAACAAGTTTTAGAAAAACTAGAAAATATTAGAGTTTATGAGCATCTGAAAAATTTATCTTTCGATTTAAAAAGAAACAAAGAAATATTGTATATACGAAAAGAAGAAAATAAAGAAATTAAAAAATTTGTGAAAGAAAAAGCGTGGTTGTCAGTTGAACAATCTGCAACGACTATTCGTTCAAAATTGCTATTCTATTTTATTAGAAATCAAGTGTGGCTAATGTCTTCAGATGTTGAAAAAGCATATAAAGATACAGAAATCCAATACGAATTATTAAAGAAAAACAAAGCTTATACAGAATGTAATTTGAAAGATTACGTGAAAGTAATGGCAAACTTTATTCGTAGAATGCAAAACACAAATAATTTTAAAAAATTTGATGAAGTAAAAACAAACATACAACATGCACTTACTCAAATTAACGACGAAACTTTTGTGCGTGTAAAACGATTTGAGCTAATGTATGTTGATAGAAATATAAATATAGATTCATTCCATTTTGATAAAATTAAAAATATTATACCAGAGTTTATTTTTGTATATAATAACTATTTTAAAGACAGAAGAGATACGTTGCTTACCATTTGCAATGACATAGCACTAACATATTTTTATTTAGATGATTTTAATAATGCACTTACTTACATTAATTTATTATTGAATGATAAATATTTAAAACACTCCAAAGATTTAGAAAGCTATGCTTACATCATTAGACAAATCATTCTAATAGAATTAAATGTTTCTGTAAACAATGAAAATGAGTTTTACAACATAAAGAAAAAACTATATAGAGACGATAAATTGCATAAACTAGAAAATAAAATTCTAGATATGTTAGATCAATATGTTTTAGTTACAAATACAAAAGACAAAGCAAATGTTATTGCACACTATCAATCAGAAATATTAATAATGCTAGAAAATCCATTGCAAAAAAACTTTTTAAAATATTTTCAAATTGATTGGTGGATGACTGCCAAGCTAAACAACAAAACTATATATCAATATTTTAATAAAAATGAATAGTATTTTTTAATCTAAATGTATAAAACATATGTTATTAAATTTTTGATAATGAAGTTGTTGTGATATGAATTTCTTTTTCTAAAGCTATATTTTAATTGTTTTTTTGTCTTTTTTATCAGCACGTTTTTATTATAAGTTTGATGTTATAATTTATTCACAATTTAAAATTAGACATCATGAAAAAAGTTAGTATTTATTTTGTTGTAGTAACATTAGTTTTGTTATTTACAACCCAATGTAAAAAGGATGACACTACCACTGTAAGTGGAATTCCAGAACAAGTTAAGAATGAAATTCCAGATTCTTTAATTCAAGTATTAAAAGATTTAGGTATGCCAATTTACGAAGGCAATAATCCTCCAATAGTAAATGGTATTTATATAATATCACCATATACTTTAAAAAACACCAATATACCAAATGACAATCCAATTGGAACTGATTTTTTGTCTGGAAAAATAAAATTCAAAAATCAAAACAGTACAAATAGAACAATTTATTACCAACAAAAATACAATTATAATAATAATTATGATATTTCTGACAATACATTATCATATATTTCTGGGAATAATAATTACTTTACCGTTTTTTCTATAACAAATATCACTAGAACAAATACAATTGGTGATACTACAGACATTCAACAGTTTTTATTTGTGTACTCTGGTGAAAAAACTACGAATAATGCTGCTATAAAAAATATATATAATGCTCTACTGTCTACTAAAGTAAT carries:
- the nuoF gene encoding NADH-quinone oxidoreductase subunit NuoF, which translates into the protein MSIKLLLEHDHIEGINTLDVYKKNGGYATLENTLKCLSPNDVLLEVQKSGLRGRGGAGFPTGMKWSFLAKPEGVPRYLVCNADESEPGTFKDRYLMERIPHLLIEGMILSSYALGANTAYIYVRGEYFYIIKILEKAIKEAYAAGLLGKNILGLQYDLDLYVQPGGGAYICGEETALLESLEGKRGNPRIKPPFPAVAGLYGSPTVVNNVETLAAVVPIIKMSGEKYAQIGVGKSTGTKLISASGHLNKPGVYEIELGLPVEEFIYSDEYCGGIRNGKKLKAVIAGGSSVPVLPTELILKTAKGEPRLMSYESLNDGGFLTGTMLGSGGFIAMDEDTSIVKNLFTFARFYHHESCGQCSPCREGTGWMEKILKKFINGEATMNDIDLLWDIQSKIDGKTICPLGEAAAWPVASAIRHFRHEFEEYVRNGNSIQDVKHYYRLNNLSVPV